Sequence from the Streptosporangium brasiliense genome:
GAGGTCATCACCGGCCGGTATCGGCGTGACGACGCCCCGCCCGGCGCGCTGGCCGGCCTCCCGGTCTCGGCCGGGACCGTCGAGGGCCGTGCCCGTGTCGTCATGGACATGGCGCAGGCCGACCTCGAGGCGGGCGACATCCTGGTCACCGCCTACACCGACCCCAGCTGGACCCCCCTGTTCGTCACCGTCGCCGGGCTGGTGACGGAGGTGGGCGGCCTCATGACGCACGGGGCGGTGATCGCGCGGGAGTACGGCCTGCCGGCCGTTGTGGGGGTGGAGCAGGCCACCCGGCTGATCCGGGACGGGCAGCGGATCCGCGTTCACGGAACCGACGGGTACGTCCAGATCCTCGCCTGAACCGTCACCTCGGACCCGGGACGCCGGCACTCGAGGTGGGCCGTCTTCGGCACCCGATCACCGGACCTGAGTCCACGGCCCGACCCCGGTGCGGGAAGCGGGGCTAGCGGTGTGCGGTCAGGGTGTAGGCGCCTCGGGTGCAGCCGGTGATGCGCCAGCCGCCCGGTGCCTGCCGGACGGCGACGCCCGTGACTCCGGTACCACGGACGGCCGGCCGGGCGCCGCCGGGGAACCAGACATCGAGGCCGCACCCGCTGCCCTCACCCTGGGCCGTGAGGCTCGCCCGGTCCGACGTGAGGCCGGTCAGGCGGCCGGGGGCGGAGCGGGGGTAGGGGCGCGAGAGCTCGGCGACGTATTCGGGGGGCGGGGGCAGATCCTTCCCGGTGGCACAGTCCTCGATCATGAGGTTGCCGCCGGTCTTGGCCCCGGCTCCGGCGTGGGCGTCGCCGCAGGACTGCTTCCAGACCCAGAACGCGCCGCCGATGCGGTGCCGATCCTCTTGGTCGGTGTATTTCGTGATCGGGGCCGAGGCGGGGTCGCCGAACCAACCCCATTCCCCCGACCAGAGCCCGGCGCCGTAGTACGCCGCCGCCCGGCTCGCCAGGTCGAAACCGCGCTCGATGCTCGTGATGGTGAGACCGGTGCCCTGGTCGATGGTGATCGACTCGTTGTAGAGGTGGGGGGCGAAGACGAGCAGCCGGTCGTCGGTGAAGTCCTTGGGCACCGAGACCTCGAAGCCGAGACCCGACCAGAGCACGGACGGCTCGAAGAAGACCAGATGCGGGAAGCCGCGCTTCTCGCCCGCCCTGATGGCCTTGATCGCTCGGTCGTAGTAGCGGCCGAGCAGGACGCCGGAGGTGATCGGCGGGGCCTCGCCGAAGCCGGGCTCGTTCAGCAGGTCGTATCCGGCGACCATCGGCTCGTCCGCGAACCGCTCCGCCAGCATGCCCCAGGCGGCGACCAGGCGGGTCTGGATGCCGTCCCTGTCCTGGTAGAAGTTGGTGAAGGCGCGGGCGACGGCCGGAGAGATGTCGCGTCCGGTGAACTCGCACCTGGGGGCGCCGTCGAAGCGGTCGGCCCAGGTGGGGGCGCCGTCCCAGCCGTGCATCGGGGAACCGTTGTCGCAGGTGGTGCCGGGGGCGGCGTTGACGCCCTTGCCCCAGGCGTCCTGATGCATGTCGATGACCGTGCGCAGGCCGTGCTTGGCCGCGGTCTCGACGGCCCAGGAGATCCTGGCGAGGTAGGCCGGGTCGTAGTGGCCGGGCCGGGGTTCCAGGGCTGACCAGGACACGGCGAGGCGGATGACGTTGAAGCCCATCTGCTCCATGCCGGCGAAGTCGGCCTCGGTGAGCGGTCGCGTCACCGCCTTGTCTGGAAATTTCTGGAAGTAGTCTTCGAGCTGGTTGACGTTCACGCCGCGCAGCAGCACCTCGTTGCCGTCGGCGTCGACGATCCTGCGGTCGGCTGAGAGCGTCAGGCCCTTGGTGCGTGGCAGCGGCGCGGTGGTGGTGCCGGGCTGCACCAGCGGTACGGCGAGCGCCGCGGCGGCCACGACGGCCGCCATCCGTGTCGGCGCGGAGAATGCGGCGCCCTTACGCGCCGGGAGAAGGGCGGGGAGGAGGGCGCCGAGGGCTGCCGTCGCGAGGGCGAGGAGGGCGCCGAAGGAGAGCGCGGGGGCGAGGCGGAGCATGATCGCCGGCGCCCAGAACGTGTCGCCGCCCGCCAGGTCGCCGGGGAGCCCGATGGCCACCTCGACCAGACCCAGCGTCGCGGCCGCTCCCAGCGCGGAGATCCCGGCCACGACGGCCGGCGGCGAGGTGGTGGCACCGAGCCAGCGGTTCAGTGCCCAGGTCGTCACGCCCAGCAGGGTGACGGCGGCGAGGCAGCCCAGCGGTCCCGCCTCGGGCGCCGGGGCCAGCGGGGAGTCGCCGATGGCGTACCCGACGGGTGAGCCGCCCCACCACACCCCGCCGACCGACGCGCCCAGGACCACGGCCACCCCCGCCGCCACCCACCCCGGCCCCGACGGGAAGAACGCCCCCGAGGCCGCGGCGGGTCCAGCGCCCGGCCCCGGGGAAGGCGGGGAGGCCGAGATCGGAGGGGGCGGGGTGGGGCGGCGGCGCAGGAGCTGGGTGAGCCAGGCGGCTGCCAGGACCGGCAGACCGAAGACCGCCGCCTTGACGCCGGTGAAACCGGTCGACCACGCCAGGTAGACCACATCGCCGAAGGCCATCACCAGCGACATCACCAGCTTGGCCGCCATCGCCGACCACACCACCGCGCCCCACACCAGCAGTGCCGTACGCAGCGGGGCGTGCCCGCGCGCGACCACCCATGCCAGCACCCCGACCCCCGCCAGCAGCAGCGGCACGTAGACGGCCGGCGCGGCCACCTGCCAGAGTCCGGCGACGGGCAGCAGGTCGGCGCCCGTCCATGTGTACGGCGCGGCAAGCCCCGAAGGGTCGAACACCGCTCCCAGCACGATGACGGCGGCCAGTACCACGACGACGATCGGCGACAGCCAGTGGTTCCTCATAGTGTCGGCGACCATACATGAGCATTGCTCATAAATGAAGAGCTAGATCCACAACAGCGCGGAAGGGGACACGCGCGACGCGGGCCGCCCCCGGAGGGAACGGCCCGCGTCGGATCTGTTCAGGTCAGTTGATCGTCACGATCGTGCCGGCCTCGTTGGGGTACTCGACGTAGCCGGTCGCCGTCCGGTCCGGCTGGCCGGACCAGGTGGCCGTCAGCGGGAACGTCGTTCCCGGCGTGACCTTCGGCCTGTCGGGCGTCACCGTCAGCGTGCCGGACCCGGAGCCGGCGTCCACGACGTTGATCTGCGTGCTGAACGGCGTCTCGGCGCTCCCGAAGGTGAGCACGTACAGGGTGTACTTGCCGGGCCTGGGGTTGGCCAGGACCGCGCGGTAGTCCTCCCACGAGGTGACCCAGGCCAGGCCCTGCATCACGCCGCCCTCGGTGTAGCCCAGGATGGCGCCGACCTCCGTCCCGGGGTCGCCGGGGATGAGCTTGAAGGAGACGGCCTTGGCGCCTTCGGGCACGACCACGGAGACTTCCTTGCCCCAGATGTCGCTGGGACTCACGGTGCCGGGCACCGGGTCGGCGGAGACGGGCCCGTAGGCCTTGACGGGGAACTTCGACACGCCGGGGGTCACGTCGAAGGTGAGCGAGCCCTCCGGACCCGTGCCCTTGACCTCGGCGGGCGCCTTGGCGCTCAGCGGGGTGACCATCATGGGGCTGCGGACGGCGGTGTTCTTGCCCTGCCAGGTCAGCGAGCCGACGATGGCGCCGGCGCCGGTGTGGCGCGTCATCTCCATGGTGACGCTGAATTCCTTGGTCTCACCCGCCTTCTTGAAGACCAGGGTGGAGGGCTGGACCTTGGTCCTGACGCCCGGCAGGTCGACGGCCGCGTGGTAGACACCGGGGGTCAGCGCCGTGACCTTGCGGGTGAGGGTCCTTGAGCCGAACAGGGCGCCGACCGCGATGCTGGGGTAGTTCAGGTCGCTGGTGGCGATGGGCGCGGTGCCGGTGCCGGTCTTGACGCCCAGCCCCTCCAGGTATCCGTACCAGTCCTGGGCCGCGGCGTCGTAGACCAGGCCGGGCCTCAGCATGCGGGCGGGGTCGACGTGACCTGAGCCCTGCGCGAAGAGGTCGGGGGTCTTGGTGTCGTACGCGGTGGTCATCATCGCCGACTTGACGGCGGCGGGCGACAGGAGCGGGTCCGTGCTCAGATACAGGGCGGCCAGACCGGCGATGTGCGGGGTGGCCATCGAGGTGCCGGAGTAGAAGTCGAAGTCCTTGCCCTGGTTCCCGGGAGGCGCGACGGCGGCGAGGATCGACACGCCGGGGGCGGCGATGTCGGGCTTGATCAGGTCGCCGTTGTTGCTGAGCGAGGGGCCGCGCGAGGAGAAGCCGGCGACCTGCGGGTATTCGGCGCCCTCGGTGGAGGAGGCGGGGAGCAGCGTCACCGTCGCGCCGGGGGTGGCGGCGTAGGCGAGGACCTTCTCGGTGTCGGGGGTGTTGATGTGCACGGTCGGTACGGCGTGCACGTCGGCGCCGGTGTCCTGGTCGCTGGGGTTGCCCAGCACCATGCCCACGCCGCCGGCGCGCTTGACCTCGGCGGACTTGTCCACGCGCGGGGTGACGCCGCGCACGCAGTAGATGATCTTCCCGGCGGCCTTGGCCGGGTCCAGCGACCCCGCCGCGCAGATCTGGGCGTCGGAGTCGGAGGCGGCGGCGTTCTTCACCGACACCGAGGTGGCCAGCGGCTTGGGCCCGAACGGCGCGCTGACGGTGGTGCTGGCGCCGCGGAAGGTGCTGCCGTCGCCCAACCGCACGTCGGCCAGGTAGGGGGCGACGGTGCTCGCGGCGACGGTGGTCGTCCACGGGGCGGTGTTGTCCAGGGTGGAGGCGTCGGGGCCGGAGTTGCCGCCCGCGGTGGCGACGAAGATGCCGGCGTCCGCGGCGGCCAGGAAGGCCAGCTGGACCGGGTCGTCGGTGGAGGACTCGATCTGACCGCCGACAGAGTAGTTGATCACGTCGACGCCGTCGGCGACGGCCTGGTCGATGGCCTCGATGATGTCGGAGGTGTAGCCGCCGCCTCCGTCCGGGCCCTCCCACAGCGCCTTGTAGACGGAGACGGCCGCTCCGGGGGCGACGCCGGAGATCTGGCCGAAGTCGATGCCGTTGGCGGTGGCGGGGACGGCGTGGTTGCCCGCGGCGGTGCTCGCGGTGTGGGAGCCGTGCCCGCCCCGGTCGCGCGGCGAGGCGTACTCGCCGGTGGCGGCGGGGTCGTTGTGGCCCAGCCAGGCCTTGCCGAAGTACCTGGCGCTCACCAGCTTCTGATTGCACAGATCGGCGGTGAACTCCGTGCCGGTCTCGCACAGGCCGGTGAAGGTGGAGCCGTCGGCCTTCTTCATGACCGTGGCCGTGCCCTGGCGGTAGGGCCGGTAGGGGTCGGCGGCGGTGGGCGCCTCGGTGCCGAGCGAGGGGCCGGCGAAGGAGGGGTTCTCCGGCCAGACGCCGGTGTCGATGACGCCGACCACGATGCCCTTGCCCGCCTTGGCGGTGCCGCCGAGCGAGGCCCACAGGCCCTTGTCACCTGACAGGCCGAGGAAGTCGCTGGAGTTGCGGTCGTCCAGGGCCTTGTGCAGGGTGTCCTGGACGACGGACACGACGCCGTCCGTCCGGTGCAGCCTGAGCGCCTGAGCGGGGGTGAGCTCGGCGACGAAGCTGTTGGAGGCGACGGAGTTGTGCCGTTGCGCGGTCACGCCGACGCTGCGGGCGGCCTCGTCCTGGCGATTGGTCAGGTGCTCGCGGTAGCGCTTGGCGTCGGCGCTGGCCGTGTCGACCTTCCTGCCCTTGCCCTTGCCCGGCTTGGTGGCGGCGATGCCGTCCACGCCGCCGCTGTAGGTGGCGAGCGGCTGCCCTGCGAGGGTGACGATGTAGGTGGAGGGGGTGCCTGGCGCAGCGGGTTCGGCGAGCGCCGGTGCCGCGGCGGAGGTGACCGCCAGCGCGGCGGCGAGCGCCATGGCGCTGTAGACGCGGGAGTTGCGGGACATTGCTCCTCTTGAGGGGGTGAGGCTGCCACCCGCCCGGCCAAGATCGCCGGAGGGGCCGGTGAGCAGTCAACGGCCTGCGAGGATCCCTTGTCGAGATATGGTTATGACATTTTCAGCCATATGGCCAAAAGGGACACGATCCGGTCAGGTGATACGTGGAGGAGCAGCCGGTTCTCAGTGGGGTGGGGGTCGCGGAGTTCGACGAGCAGGTGTATCGGCTGCTGCTGAGGCAGCCGGGCCGACGCGCCGCCGAGCTCGCCGCCGCCCTCGGGGTCACCTCCTCACGGGTGCGGCTCGCGCTGCGCCGGCTGACCGAGGTGGGCCTGCTGCGCAGGACCGGCCCCGGCGACTACGAGCCGGTCCCGCCCGAGGCGGCGCTCGGCTGGCTGGTGGACAGGCGCCGCCTGGAGGCGGAGGCGAGCCTGGCCAGGGTACGCACCATGGCGGGCGCCTTCGCCCAGCTCTACCACTCGGGTCGGATGTGGGCCGAGCCCGCGGGCGTGGTGGAGATCCTCTCCGGCGAGGATGCCGTCAAGCGGCAGATGACCGAGCTGGCCCGCTCGGTCACCACCGAGCTGCTCTGCTTCGACAGCCCGCCGTACCTGGGCCGCCCCGACTTCTCCCAGGACACCAACGAGTCGGAGCTGGAGGACACCAGGGAACTGCTGGCCCGCGGTGTGGACATCAGGGTGGTGTACTGCCCTGGCTCGCTCGTCAGGCCGGGCCGCATGGAGACCCTGTTGCGCCTGGCCGGGGAGGGCGAGCGCTCCAGGTTCCTGCCGCGCCTGCCGTTCAAGCTGCGCATCGCCGACCGGAGGGTCGGGCTGCTGCCCCTGGTGGACGGCGTCTACGACAACATCGCGCTGCTGCACCCCTCTCGGCTGCTGGACGCGCTCATCGAGCTGTTCGACGTCTACTGGGAGCGCGGCCAGCCGCTCACCGGCGACTCCCCACCGGTGGACGACAGGCCCGCCGAGGAGGACCTGCTGGTGCTGCGGCTGCTGAACTCGGGGCTCAAGGACGGAGCCATCGGCAGGCACCTGGGCGTCAGCACCCGCACCGCGACCAGGAAGATCGCTGCGGTTGTGGAGCGCCTCGGCGTGACCACCAGGTTCCAGGCAGGCGTGGAGGCGACGGTGCGGGGCTGGCTCTGACCTTCCCCTATCCGGCCTTGAGGAAGTCGCGCAGGTGCTCCAGCACCACGTCCGGCTGCTCCTCGGCGAGGAAGTGGCCGCAGTCGGGAATCTCCGCACCTCGCACGTCACGCGCGTAGTCGCGCCAGACGTCCAGCACCGGCACCCCGGCGGGCAGGCCGCTGGACCCCCAGAGCGCGAGCACGGGCATCTCCAGCCGCTTGCCCGCGTCCCAGTCAGCGTCGTCGTGGGCGGCGTCGTCGGGGAAGGAGGCCCGGTAGTCGTCGAAGCCGGCGCGGAGCGCCCCTGGCCTGGAGAACGCGCGGACGTACTCCTCGACCTCCAGCGCGGCCCGCCGTACCGTCCACTTCTCGAAGAAGTGGCCCAGATAGCCCGCCACGTCGGCGCCGGCGAGCCGCTCGGGCAGGTCGGGCTGCAGATGGAAGGCCCAGTGCCAGGCACCGAGCGCCAGGCCCGTCCGCGTGTCGAACCTGCGCCACATCTCGCGTGTCGGGATGATGTCGAGCACGGCCAGCCTGTCCACCTCGCCGGGGTGGTCGAGTGCGTAGCGGTGTGCCACCCGCGCGCCCCGGTCGTGGCCGATCAGCGTCACCGATGTGTGGCCCAGCGAGTGGACCAGTGCCCGGATGTCGGCCGCCATCGTGCGTTTGTCGAAGCCCGAACGCGGCTTGTCGGTCAGGCCGTATCCCCTCAGGTCGGGTGCCACGACCGTGAACTCGCCGGCCAGTTCGGGGATGAGATGCCGCCAGCAGTGGCTCGTCTGAGGCCATCCGTGCAGCAGCACCAGCAGCGGGCCCTCGCCCGCGATCAGATAGTGCATCCGCAGGCCGTCGAGATCTGCCATCCGTGATTCCGTCATGCTGTAACTGCATCATATAGTTACATCATGCACAAGCCGCTGCCGCCGAGAGACTGGGCCTGGGATGGTGGGCGCCCCAGCCTCGACCTGGTCAACACCTTTCGCAACCGCAAGACCGGAGGCCGGGAGCTGCTGCGTACTCCCGGAGACCTGGACGCATGGCTCGCAGCCGCGGGCCTGGTCGAGGCGGACGCCGACAGCGATCAGCTCGCCTCGGCCCGCGAGGCGCGTACCGACAGCACGCAACTCGCGCTGGCACACGAGCTGCGTGAGGCGATTCACCGATGCGCCTCCGGCACGCCGTCGCCCGGCGACGTCGAGCTGGTCAACGGCTGGGCGGCGCGGCGGAAGGCGACCGTGCTGCAGCTCGCGCCCGACCTTTCCGTGGTACGGCCGGCGCCGGAGCGACCCGTGGAGGCGGCACTGGCCGAGATCGCGCACGACGCGATCGACCTGATCGGCGGGGAGGAATGGGCGAGGCTGCGCGTGTGCGCCAGTCCCGAGTGCGGGCTGTGCTTCGTCGACCGGTCCAACGCGGGCAAGCGCCAGTGGTGCTCGATGAAGCGCTGCGGCAACCGCGAGAAGGTCCGTCTGCACCGCGCCAGGCGCACGCCCGAATGATCCCGGTCAACCGGTCGCCTCCGACTTGTTACGACCGCCGACGGCAACCGTGAGCCACCCCGGAGCTCTGGGGCTGGGGTGGCTCATGGAGAACATTCCCGGATCGGGCAGGCGCCCGGCCGGGCGGGGCGGTGCGGCGTGGCAGAACTCCTCACTTCCGAGAGGACGGCAACCGCCGGGGTGTCACGAGCCGGCCGGGTCCGCGCGACGCGGCATGCGGCGGGACCGCTCCGGCCGGTCAGCCGAGGGCGACGCCGTACATCGCCTTGATGATCTTGATGGGGATGTCCAGGGTCTTCGGCTCGACGTTGGTGTGGATGACGACGCTTCGCCGGCCGTCGTCGGTGCTCAGCGCGAGGGTGAAGGATCCCGGGAGGGTGCCGCTGACGCCGCGCACGGTCAGGCCGTCCATCCCCGCGCTGTCGAACTCAATCACGCCGAGGCCGTAGCGGGCGTGCGGCAGCCAGACGACGCTGTCGCCGGCGACCATGGTCCACATCTCGTGATGCTGGGCCGGTGGCAGTAGGCCGCCGGTCGCGATCGCCTTGAGAAAGCGGGTCAGGTCTTCGGTGGTGGAGACGGTGCCGCCGGCCGCCCAGCCCCATGAGGTGTTGAGCGCGGTGACGTCGATGGGGGGCTTGTCGTGGTCGATCATCGACGCCCAGTTCTCCGCGGTGAGTGTCGCCGGGTCGACGCCGTCCTTGAGGGCGCCGGCGACGTAGCCCGTGGGATGCGGGTGGGGATAGCCGGTGGCGTCGGCGGGCCGTACGTAGGTGTGGGTCAGGCCGAGCGGCCGGATGACTGTGCGTTCGACCTCGGCGGCGTAGGTGTTGCCGGTGACCTTCTCGATGATCGCGCCGGCCAGGTAGTAGCCGCCGTTGGAGTAGACGAACCGCTCGCCCGGCTCGCCGACCGGCGGCTGGGACACCGCGAGCTTCACCAGCTCGGAGGTGGTCCAGACGCGGGCCGGCTGGGTGGCGATGCTGTGCTGCAGTTCTGGTGCGAGGCCGGTGAGGAACAGGCCGCCGGTGTGGTTGAGCAGGTGCCGGATGGTGATCTTGTCGCCGTCGTAGCCGCCCGTCTCCATGACGCCGGGCAGCCATGTGTTCACCGGGTCGTCGAGGCTCAGCCTGCCCTCGGCTGTCAGGGCCAGCACGGTGGCGGCGGTGAAGGCCTTACCGGAGCTGCCGATGTGGAGGTGCTCCCCGGGGTGACGCCGATGCCCGGTGGCGAGGTCGGCCACTCCCGCGGTGCCGAACCATGTTCCGTCGTCGTCGTGAACTTCGGCGACGATACCGGGAATGCTGTCCTCGGCCACAGCCCGGTCCAGGACCTGCTGCACCTCTTCGTGGATGTTTTGCGCCATTTTGATGCCTTTCAGAGGGGAATACGTGGTCTGTAGATGCCTGAGGTGTTCAGCGCCCTCTGCGCATGTAGGCGCGGAGCGACAGCGGGACGAAGATCATCAGCAGTGCGGCCGACCAGAGCAGGACGGCGGTCACCGGATGCGCGAGTGGCCAGGTCACGTTCCCGGACGGGGCGCCCGGGTTGCCGAACAGCTCCCGTGAGGCGGCGGTGAGCGCGCTCACCGGGTTCCAGTCGGCCAGGAAGCGCAGCCAGCCCGGCATGCCGTCGGTCGGGACGAACGCGTTCGACAGCATCGTGAACGGCAGGCCCAGCGGCACCATCGCGTCGGCGACCCGGTCGTTCTTCACCGCCAGGCCCACATAGACGCCCACCCAGCTCAGCGCGTACCGCAGCACGATCATCAGCAGGAACGCCTGGGCCGTGGGGATCAGGCCGCGGTGCGGCTGCCAGCCCACCAGCAGGCCCGTGCCCACCATGATGGCCAGCATCAGCAGGCCGGTCAGCAGGTCGGCGCCGGTCTGCCCGAACGGCACCGCCAGGCGCGCCATCGGCATGGAGCGGAACCGGTCCATCACGCCGCGGGAGGCGTCGGTGGCCATCCGCGTCATGACCCCCAACCACGCGGAGAAGGTCACCATCGCGAACAGGCCGGGCATGAGGTACTCGCGGTAGTCGCCGCCGCCCGGCACCTGGATCGCGCTGCCGAAGACGTACCCGAACAGCACCACCATGACGGCCGGGAAGACCAGCGCGACGACGATCTGCCCGGGCTCCTGCCGCAGCCGGCCCAGCTCGCGGCCGACCAGGGTCAGCCCGTCGGTGAGCGTCCAGCGCAGGCGGCCCAGTGGTGAGGTGAGGACGGTCATCGCACGGTCTCCTTGCGGTCGGTGAGGCGCAGGAACACCTCGTCGAGAGTGGGGCGGCGCAGGCTCACGTCGGCGGCGGCGACTCCGGCGCGGTCGAGCTCGCGCACGATGTCGGCGAGCCGGAGGCGGCCGGGCAGGGCGACGCTGAGCCGGTCGGCGCCTGTCGTCGTGGGATCGGTGCCGGTGAGGGTGTTCAGGACGGTCGCCGCCGGACGCAGGGCGGCGGGGTCTTCGAGGACGACGTCGAGGCGGTCGCCGATCGTGGCCTTCAGCTCGTCGGGAGTGCCGGTGGCGATCACCTGCCCGTGGTCGACGACGGCGATGTCGTCGGCCAGTTGGTCGGCCTCGTCCAGGTACTGCGTGGTGAGCAGCACCGTGGTGCCGTCGGCCACCAGCTCGCGGATGCTGTCCCAGATCTCGCCGCGGCTGCGCGGGTCCAGGCCGGTGGTGGGCTCGTCCAGGAAGAGCACCTGGGGGCGCAGGATGAGGCAGGTGATCAGGTCGAGGCGGCGGCGCATGCCGCCGGAGTAGCCGAGAACCGGCCGGTCGGCGGCGTCCATCAGGCCGAAGCGCTCCAGCAGCTCGTCGGCCCGCCGGTGCGCCTCGCGCCGGGACAGGTGGGAGAGGCGCCCGAACATGCGCAGGTTGCCGCGGCCGGTGAGCTTCTCGTCCACGGCGGCGTACTGGCCCGCGAGCCCGATCCTGGCCCGTACCTCGCCCGCCTCACGGACGACGTCGTATCCGGCGATGCGGGCGTGCCCGGCGTCGGGATCGGACAAGGTCGCCAGGATGCGCACCAGGGTCGTCTTCCCGGCGCCGTTGGGC
This genomic interval carries:
- a CDS encoding glycoside hydrolase family 5 protein, which produces MRNHWLSPIVVVVLAAVIVLGAVFDPSGLAAPYTWTGADLLPVAGLWQVAAPAVYVPLLLAGVGVLAWVVARGHAPLRTALLVWGAVVWSAMAAKLVMSLVMAFGDVVYLAWSTGFTGVKAAVFGLPVLAAAWLTQLLRRRPTPPPPISASPPSPGPGAGPAAASGAFFPSGPGWVAAGVAVVLGASVGGVWWGGSPVGYAIGDSPLAPAPEAGPLGCLAAVTLLGVTTWALNRWLGATTSPPAVVAGISALGAAATLGLVEVAIGLPGDLAGGDTFWAPAIMLRLAPALSFGALLALATAALGALLPALLPARKGAAFSAPTRMAAVVAAAALAVPLVQPGTTTAPLPRTKGLTLSADRRIVDADGNEVLLRGVNVNQLEDYFQKFPDKAVTRPLTEADFAGMEQMGFNVIRLAVSWSALEPRPGHYDPAYLARISWAVETAAKHGLRTVIDMHQDAWGKGVNAAPGTTCDNGSPMHGWDGAPTWADRFDGAPRCEFTGRDISPAVARAFTNFYQDRDGIQTRLVAAWGMLAERFADEPMVAGYDLLNEPGFGEAPPITSGVLLGRYYDRAIKAIRAGEKRGFPHLVFFEPSVLWSGLGFEVSVPKDFTDDRLLVFAPHLYNESITIDQGTGLTITSIERGFDLASRAAAYYGAGLWSGEWGWFGDPASAPITKYTDQEDRHRIGGAFWVWKQSCGDAHAGAGAKTGGNLMIEDCATGKDLPPPPEYVAELSRPYPRSAPGRLTGLTSDRASLTAQGEGSGCGLDVWFPGGARPAVRGTGVTGVAVRQAPGGWRITGCTRGAYTLTAHR
- a CDS encoding S8 family serine peptidase yields the protein MSRNSRVYSAMALAAALAVTSAAAPALAEPAAPGTPSTYIVTLAGQPLATYSGGVDGIAATKPGKGKGRKVDTASADAKRYREHLTNRQDEAARSVGVTAQRHNSVASNSFVAELTPAQALRLHRTDGVVSVVQDTLHKALDDRNSSDFLGLSGDKGLWASLGGTAKAGKGIVVGVIDTGVWPENPSFAGPSLGTEAPTAADPYRPYRQGTATVMKKADGSTFTGLCETGTEFTADLCNQKLVSARYFGKAWLGHNDPAATGEYASPRDRGGHGSHTASTAAGNHAVPATANGIDFGQISGVAPGAAVSVYKALWEGPDGGGGYTSDIIEAIDQAVADGVDVINYSVGGQIESSTDDPVQLAFLAAADAGIFVATAGGNSGPDASTLDNTAPWTTTVAASTVAPYLADVRLGDGSTFRGASTTVSAPFGPKPLATSVSVKNAAASDSDAQICAAGSLDPAKAAGKIIYCVRGVTPRVDKSAEVKRAGGVGMVLGNPSDQDTGADVHAVPTVHINTPDTEKVLAYAATPGATVTLLPASSTEGAEYPQVAGFSSRGPSLSNNGDLIKPDIAAPGVSILAAVAPPGNQGKDFDFYSGTSMATPHIAGLAALYLSTDPLLSPAAVKSAMMTTAYDTKTPDLFAQGSGHVDPARMLRPGLVYDAAAQDWYGYLEGLGVKTGTGTAPIATSDLNYPSIAVGALFGSRTLTRKVTALTPGVYHAAVDLPGVRTKVQPSTLVFKKAGETKEFSVTMEMTRHTGAGAIVGSLTWQGKNTAVRSPMMVTPLSAKAPAEVKGTGPEGSLTFDVTPGVSKFPVKAYGPVSADPVPGTVSPSDIWGKEVSVVVPEGAKAVSFKLIPGDPGTEVGAILGYTEGGVMQGLAWVTSWEDYRAVLANPRPGKYTLYVLTFGSAETPFSTQINVVDAGSGSGTLTVTPDRPKVTPGTTFPLTATWSGQPDRTATGYVEYPNEAGTIVTIN
- a CDS encoding helix-turn-helix domain-containing protein, producing MEEQPVLSGVGVAEFDEQVYRLLLRQPGRRAAELAAALGVTSSRVRLALRRLTEVGLLRRTGPGDYEPVPPEAALGWLVDRRRLEAEASLARVRTMAGAFAQLYHSGRMWAEPAGVVEILSGEDAVKRQMTELARSVTTELLCFDSPPYLGRPDFSQDTNESELEDTRELLARGVDIRVVYCPGSLVRPGRMETLLRLAGEGERSRFLPRLPFKLRIADRRVGLLPLVDGVYDNIALLHPSRLLDALIELFDVYWERGQPLTGDSPPVDDRPAEEDLLVLRLLNSGLKDGAIGRHLGVSTRTATRKIAAVVERLGVTTRFQAGVEATVRGWL
- a CDS encoding alpha/beta fold hydrolase → MADLDGLRMHYLIAGEGPLLVLLHGWPQTSHCWRHLIPELAGEFTVVAPDLRGYGLTDKPRSGFDKRTMAADIRALVHSLGHTSVTLIGHDRGARVAHRYALDHPGEVDRLAVLDIIPTREMWRRFDTRTGLALGAWHWAFHLQPDLPERLAGADVAGYLGHFFEKWTVRRAALEVEEYVRAFSRPGALRAGFDDYRASFPDDAAHDDADWDAGKRLEMPVLALWGSSGLPAGVPVLDVWRDYARDVRGAEIPDCGHFLAEEQPDVVLEHLRDFLKAG
- a CDS encoding CGNR zinc finger domain-containing protein, translated to MHKPLPPRDWAWDGGRPSLDLVNTFRNRKTGGRELLRTPGDLDAWLAAAGLVEADADSDQLASAREARTDSTQLALAHELREAIHRCASGTPSPGDVELVNGWAARRKATVLQLAPDLSVVRPAPERPVEAALAEIAHDAIDLIGGEEWARLRVCASPECGLCFVDRSNAGKRQWCSMKRCGNREKVRLHRARRTPE
- a CDS encoding serine hydrolase domain-containing protein, which codes for MAQNIHEEVQQVLDRAVAEDSIPGIVAEVHDDDGTWFGTAGVADLATGHRRHPGEHLHIGSSGKAFTAATVLALTAEGRLSLDDPVNTWLPGVMETGGYDGDKITIRHLLNHTGGLFLTGLAPELQHSIATQPARVWTTSELVKLAVSQPPVGEPGERFVYSNGGYYLAGAIIEKVTGNTYAAEVERTVIRPLGLTHTYVRPADATGYPHPHPTGYVAGALKDGVDPATLTAENWASMIDHDKPPIDVTALNTSWGWAAGGTVSTTEDLTRFLKAIATGGLLPPAQHHEMWTMVAGDSVVWLPHARYGLGVIEFDSAGMDGLTVRGVSGTLPGSFTLALSTDDGRRSVVIHTNVEPKTLDIPIKIIKAMYGVALG
- a CDS encoding ABC transporter permease, with the protein product MTVLTSPLGRLRWTLTDGLTLVGRELGRLRQEPGQIVVALVFPAVMVVLFGYVFGSAIQVPGGGDYREYLMPGLFAMVTFSAWLGVMTRMATDASRGVMDRFRSMPMARLAVPFGQTGADLLTGLLMLAIMVGTGLLVGWQPHRGLIPTAQAFLLMIVLRYALSWVGVYVGLAVKNDRVADAMVPLGLPFTMLSNAFVPTDGMPGWLRFLADWNPVSALTAASRELFGNPGAPSGNVTWPLAHPVTAVLLWSAALLMIFVPLSLRAYMRRGR
- a CDS encoding ATP-binding cassette domain-containing protein, which encodes MSDPIVVAEGLHKSFGDAHALRGLDLSVPRGTVCGVLGPNGAGKTTLVRILATLSDPDAGHARIAGYDVVREAGEVRARIGLAGQYAAVDEKLTGRGNLRMFGRLSHLSRREAHRRADELLERFGLMDAADRPVLGYSGGMRRRLDLITCLILRPQVLFLDEPTTGLDPRSRGEIWDSIRELVADGTTVLLTTQYLDEADQLADDIAVVDHGQVIATGTPDELKATIGDRLDVVLEDPAALRPAATVLNTLTGTDPTTTGADRLSVALPGRLRLADIVRELDRAGVAAADVSLRRPTLDEVFLRLTDRKETVR